CCAGGCCGGAACACCAGTCACAAGGAGCtctagggggagggggaggggctaAAAGTATCAACGGCACCCAGGGACGAGTACTTGAATTATGGCCTGCTTTTTGTTACCTCCACTTAGAATGGAGACATATGTTTTTATGTatctatatgtgtgtgtgtgtgtctgtctgtcggtGTGTTTGAGTTTTTGGAtgtttgtagtcagcataactcaagaaactcTGAATGGATTATGATAATATTCAGTGTATTattaggtgttgggaagacaaaggtcacgTTGATTTTTTtatcccctggtgtgtgaccttgatactgcagtaGAGTTTTCGTTTTCTGTTTTCGATtgaccttatatatatatatataattctatggtcttgattttgtaAAGGCTACCATCCCCTAACagtttgctctggaactgcagttgCATTCTTGTCAAAACCGTCCAAGGAGACCAAAAGAGCAACGGACTTCCATCATATTTAGTATGATGGAAGGTGTCTTGGACAGAAATTTACATAGTGCAAACCAGATGAtcaactaatctccaagcagatcctagggTAGCACAATATAGCATCAAAGGCTAggagaggagtgaagccggcttaggagtgtgtttcgctactgaagcaaatgtacacctcttggctgactacactccttggccagtttggtactatcttctgccattgtaggatctgcttggagattaatgatcAACTAGTTTCGTAAAGTAACCCAGACATTTGACACAAAACGCAGTGCCCCcttactgcccccctccccccacataACGGACTCTTCAAAGTCATTGCCAAGGTCACTAACAAGCTGACAAAAGGTTAACCGTTCCCGTATGGTTGGCCATGACCGTAGTTGAACCAAGGACATGGTTAAACAGTTCCAGTATTGTTTTGCTGTTCAAAGTCCACGaatgggccacagcaagtgaatgttatggatgacatcagcgtgcgCATTAAATCACGCCTGATTTCTTAAAAGTAAATGAAAGAAATATATTATCATCCGACGGTGGTTATCATCTTCTTTTAATGGTCGTTAACATACTAAGAATGGAAAATATGTCGTAAAATCTTTATCAGTTGTATCGCAAAGCATCCTATATGATGTACATTTGCGTATATTACTTGCAGTGTTTTTGACACCCAGATGCaagatttgcatcgacactggtgccgatgtcgatgcaaatcgacaccggtcgattcattctgaccaatcaggggagcgatacccacctgcctggcctgaatctacgtgttacggcgtcataaccaaagtggaacggggccttctgattggtccgcggcgcctggctatatgataatttaaTATAAAGTCACGGAAGTGGATATAcatcactttcttttctttttccccGTACGAATAGGTCCAATGGCCTGGACTATAATAATACCATCATGGTTACTGATAAAAGTACCATACTAAACATCGTATTTGGCTTTCGATTTtttgtagcaagtggcaggtcAGAGCTGGAGAGACTGgtcatataataataataataataataataataataataatctggtatattttgccagccagtaggtacccaaagtatgagtaatgaggctgtttaacgtggtcgaggcacctcctcgagcacgggacccccgttttacgtccctcccggaagacgatttcgtgaaaacttcgtgaggctacagcaatccggacgtccttggttggtcccccatccaagcactgtccggaccgcgcgttgcttaacttccgagatcgagggatcgggtgtaccaaatGTATTTGATTAAAGAAATCCGGACCCAGGCCAGTGTTTTCGAGCTATACCATATCAAAGTACTGTATGCattaaatatttgttttgatacaaatgttacctttctagcgCTGTGTTTCTATGTTGATGTTTTATCATGTATTTTATTTGCAGGTTTCCCTATGCTGCTGAAAGAAGATGGGTACTGTCAAAAGACAAGCTACCACGAAGTAGAAGACAAGCAGcgtaaaaatgaaaacagtgctACAAAGTACCCGGATTTGGGCTCTTTTGACGTCTTTTATTTTGTTCGCCGCTTACACTCTGCTATGGAATATCTCTTCGGAAAAAGTTGCAGCTCCGCACAGCGACCCGAAGAAGAAGTACAGTTGGCACATAACAGCAGCGGAGTATCATCTAGATTTTATCATCAATCCAACAGGAAAGTGTGCAGACTCTGATTTGTTTTTAGTTGTCATGGTTACGTCCAGACATGCGCACTTCGAAGCCAGAGCCACCATTAGAGAAACCTGGGGAAACGCGACAAGCATCATGGGATACAAGCTTACGACCTTGTTCGTCATTGGACGAACTGACGATTCAAATTTACAAAGAAAACTCGTTGAAGAGAGTCAGACGTATGGCGACCTTGTACAGATGGATTCCTACGAATCATACGAGAATCTAACGCTGAAAACTATCTCTGCCCTAAAGTGGACGTCAATCAACTGCAAACAGGCAAAATTCGTCATGAAAACAGATGATGATATGTTCGTGAACTACCCCAGGCTTGTGCGCATTCTAGCGGAATACAGTCAAACTGCAGGTCAAGAGAATCTCATGTTGGGATGCGTTGTATCATGGGCATTTCCTGAGCGGACCCCCGGGAAGAAATGGTACATGGATCCTAGTATTTTTCCGCACTGGCTTTATCCATCGTATTGCATCGGTGCTGGTTACGTCATTTCCTCTGACGTGGCACACAAGTTGTATATGACGTCACTCAAAGTGCCTGTCGTTCAGATTGAAGATGTATATTTGGGAATGTGTGCGGAAAAAGCTGGAATCAAACCTCAAAATCATCCAGAGTTTTCCTGTTGGAAGGACACTTCATACAGATATTGCAAGTTCAAAGAGTTGGTAACGGCACATGGGATGAAACCACGTGACCTAACCAAGGCATGGGCAGACCTGAAAACCCAAGATGGCCGAAATTGCTCCCCAAAAGATAAGCTATTTGAGAAAGTTTCTAGTCTTTTTAACGCAAaatagtgttgttttttttgttgttgtttttttgtcaactaGTCAGCATTTTCTCTGACACCATGGCCACTGATATCCAATTAGATTGAGCTCACACGTAAAAGACGGTATTTTGATTATATTATCTACATAACGTTAGTTCCCCtatatccgtggggtaacctgtatccgttgattttgaaaaaatatttaggaatatcaaaaTGACGgtcggtggttttaaattgcatattttccatttttttctatttaaaaccaccgtcggTCGAATTGACTTCATTGTACAATGAAttcattgtacagtagaagccagttaattgcacaacggattaacgcacacttctgttaactgcacggaatcccaaaatcccaaaccgatgcggtccagctagataacttcgtattattgcaccagccggataattgcacgaaattcactggcaaataggccgtgcaattaagcggcttctactgtacaatattcaaaccaacgaatataggttaccccgcgaataaagggaAACTAGCGATAGATGTGTAGTGCCTTGACCAGAGTGCTccaactgttacagttctgtaATTGGGACAACCTAGTTTTTAGTACACAACCAAGGGCGTCGGTAACGTAATTACATAAACATCGCATGTATAAATAAGCATTTGATGCGGTGTTAGAAAGTACTGTAAGGGTAACtgagttcgcggtggttttaatttcgcggtaacaccatacactgcaGACTAATACCAtattagaaaaatgttcgcggtgggtttaagttcgaggtgaagtggtcaccgcgaaaaccgcgaacattaatccaccgcgaacatttctgtatttacagtatttgaaaataatgaaaaaaggTCAGTGACTAAAGATTGTCCAGTGAAAACAATAACGCTGTTTGATGAAATATTTTATGCCAGAGCTTATTTGCTGTCCATCGTTTATTGAGGTATTAAACTGCTGTAtatacttaggccacagcaagtaaattttatggatgacatcagcgcgcgcattaattttcgccagatttcagaaacaatttttttttcttctacaggaatggtcaacatgacgattaagtaccaaaatgagcataTATATTGTGTTTTAGcataataattgtacttgtagaagtgacacttgcgaggtacccatgactgtagttgcagaaatgaaacttattggatagttgtaaaagtgacaccaatacggaagctatgagtgtggttaccaactttattggtgatgccagtctaccacactagtgtcacttttaccacatcagtacatgtcttacataaag
Above is a genomic segment from Branchiostoma floridae strain S238N-H82 chromosome 16, Bfl_VNyyK, whole genome shotgun sequence containing:
- the LOC118403715 gene encoding beta-1,3-galactosyltransferase 1-like — encoded protein: MKTVLQSTRIWALLTSFILFAAYTLLWNISSEKVAAPHSDPKKKYSWHITAAEYHLDFIINPTGKCADSDLFLVVMVTSRHAHFEARATIRETWGNATSIMGYKLTTLFVIGRTDDSNLQRKLVEESQTYGDLVQMDSYESYENLTLKTISALKWTSINCKQAKFVMKTDDDMFVNYPRLVRILAEYSQTAGQENLMLGCVVSWAFPERTPGKKWYMDPSIFPHWLYPSYCIGAGYVISSDVAHKLYMTSLKVPVVQIEDVYLGMCAEKAGIKPQNHPEFSCWKDTSYRYCKFKELVTAHGMKPRDLTKAWADLKTQDGRNCSPKDKLFEKVSSLFNAK